The segment AGAACACAGTCATGGCCAGTCTCGAACTGCGCGACGTCCGCAAGGCGTTCGGATCATTGGAAGTCATCAAGGGCGTCAGCCTCGATATTGCCGACAAGGAATTCGTCGTCTTCGTCGGCCCGTCGGGCTGCGGCAAATCCACCCTGCTCCGCATGATTGCGGGGCTTGAGCAGATCACCAGCGGTGATCTCGTCATCGGCACTGCGCGGATGAACGATGTCGATCCGTCCCAGCGCGGCATTGCCATGGTGTTCCAGACCTATGCGCTCTATCCGCATATGACGGTGCGCGAGAACATGGGCTTTGCGCTCAAGTTCGCCGGCAAGTCCAAGGACGAGATCGCCCGCCAGGTCGATCAGGCCGCGCGCATTCTTGAGCTCGGTCCCCTGCTCGACCGCCTGCCCAAACAGTTGTCTGGCGGCCAGCGCCAGCGCGTCGCCATCGGCCGCGCCATCGTCCGGCACCCCGAAGTCTTCCTGTTCGACGAGCCGCTGTCCAATCTCGACGCCGAATTGCGCGTGCATATGCGCATCGAGATCGCGCGCCTCCACAAGGAGCTCTCGACCACCATCATCTACGTAACCCACGACCAGGTGGAGGCCATGACCCTGGCCGACAAGATCGTCGTGCTGCGTGAAGGCGTGGTGGAACAGGTTGGCCGCCCGCTCGACCTCTATGACGATCCGGCCAATCAGTTCGTCGCCGGTTTCATCGGCTCGCCCAAGATGAATTTTCTGCCTGGCAGCATCGTCGACAAGACGGCCGGTACCACGGTTGAGCTCAGTGGTCTCTCGGGCGTGCGGGTCACCCTGCCCGTCGAGGCCGGCGCGGTGGGCGACAAGGTCACGCTGGGCCTGCGCGCCGAGCATTTCGGCGAGGCCGGCGAAGGCGGTGTCGA is part of the uncultured Devosia sp. genome and harbors:
- the ugpC gene encoding sn-glycerol-3-phosphate ABC transporter ATP-binding protein UgpC; this encodes MASLELRDVRKAFGSLEVIKGVSLDIADKEFVVFVGPSGCGKSTLLRMIAGLEQITSGDLVIGTARMNDVDPSQRGIAMVFQTYALYPHMTVRENMGFALKFAGKSKDEIARQVDQAARILELGPLLDRLPKQLSGGQRQRVAIGRAIVRHPEVFLFDEPLSNLDAELRVHMRIEIARLHKELSTTIIYVTHDQVEAMTLADKIVVLREGVVEQVGRPLDLYDDPANQFVAGFIGSPKMNFLPGSIVDKTAGTTVELSGLSGVRVTLPVEAGAVGDKVTLGLRAEHFGEAGEGGVDITLDVDVAEHLGSTSYLYAHAGGERLVIEREESRKQDNQDRVTVSIHPERAYLFNASGQRLR